A single Alosa sapidissima isolate fAloSap1 chromosome 17, fAloSap1.pri, whole genome shotgun sequence DNA region contains:
- the cebp1 gene encoding CCAAT/enhancer binding protein (C/EBP) 1 isoform X1 has protein sequence MYQKQPHLSGPQCSVIQGGYTSPASLSYSVLSHAGPSTAMGGHMGVTPESVPSSASHSQMSQEAGGLYCQPVGAQGPGMAYMAAPACSTSTGDHQSQQNHMGQQLRLSVASVSSDDVLPCLASFCQDFPSFLLPPPPPPPPGLHHRQPVAKKGMNKDSMEYRLRRERNNVAVRKSRDKARRRIQLTQQRALQLQQENQRLQLLIEQLTHELDTLRHFLAQRPLRSKAEEESC, from the exons ATGTACCAGAAGCAGCCCCACCTGTCGGGGCCCCAGTGCTCGGTCATCCAGGGGGGCTACACGTCGCCCGCCTCCCTCTCCTACTCCGTCCTCAGCCACGCCGGGCCCTCCACGGCCATGGGGGGGCACATGGGGGTGACCCCCGAGAGCGTCCCCTCCTCGGCCAGCCACAGCCAAATGAGCCAGGAGGCCGGGGGGCTCTACTGCCAGCCTGTGGGGGCCCAGGGGCCCGGCATGGCATACATGGCAGCGCCCGCCTGCTCCACCAGCACGGGAGATCACCAGAGCCAACAGAACCATATGGGACAGCAG CTGAGGCTCAGCGTAGCGTCCGTCTCCTCTGACGATGTGCTGCCCTGTTTGGCGTCTTTCTGTCAGGACTTCCCCTCCTTcctcctgcctcctcctcctccccctcccccgggTCTTCATCATCGTCAGCCGGTGGCCAAGAAGGGCATGAACAAGGACAGCATGGAGTACCGTCTGCGTCGCGAGCGCAACAATGTGGCCGTGCGGAAGAGCCGGGATAAGGCGCGGCGCCGCATCCAGCTGACCCAGCAGAGGGCGCTGCAGCTGCAGCAGGAGAACCAGCGGCTCCAGCTGCTCATTGAGCAGCTGACCCACGAGCTGGACACGCTCAGGCACTTCCTGGCCCAGCGGCCACTGCGCTCCAAAGCTGAGGAGGAGAGCTgctga
- the cebp1 gene encoding CCAAT/enhancer binding protein (C/EBP) 1 isoform X2: protein MYQKQPHLSGPQCSVIQGGYTSPASLSYSVLSHAGPSTAMGGHMGVTPESVPSSASHSQMSQEAGGLYCQPVGAQGPGMAYMAAPACSTSTGDHQSQQNHMGQQDFPSFLLPPPPPPPPGLHHRQPVAKKGMNKDSMEYRLRRERNNVAVRKSRDKARRRIQLTQQRALQLQQENQRLQLLIEQLTHELDTLRHFLAQRPLRSKAEEESC from the exons ATGTACCAGAAGCAGCCCCACCTGTCGGGGCCCCAGTGCTCGGTCATCCAGGGGGGCTACACGTCGCCCGCCTCCCTCTCCTACTCCGTCCTCAGCCACGCCGGGCCCTCCACGGCCATGGGGGGGCACATGGGGGTGACCCCCGAGAGCGTCCCCTCCTCGGCCAGCCACAGCCAAATGAGCCAGGAGGCCGGGGGGCTCTACTGCCAGCCTGTGGGGGCCCAGGGGCCCGGCATGGCATACATGGCAGCGCCCGCCTGCTCCACCAGCACGGGAGATCACCAGAGCCAACAGAACCATATGGGACAGCAG GACTTCCCCTCCTTcctcctgcctcctcctcctccccctcccccgggTCTTCATCATCGTCAGCCGGTGGCCAAGAAGGGCATGAACAAGGACAGCATGGAGTACCGTCTGCGTCGCGAGCGCAACAATGTGGCCGTGCGGAAGAGCCGGGATAAGGCGCGGCGCCGCATCCAGCTGACCCAGCAGAGGGCGCTGCAGCTGCAGCAGGAGAACCAGCGGCTCCAGCTGCTCATTGAGCAGCTGACCCACGAGCTGGACACGCTCAGGCACTTCCTGGCCCAGCGGCCACTGCGCTCCAAAGCTGAGGAGGAGAGCTgctga